Proteins from one Amycolatopsis benzoatilytica AK 16/65 genomic window:
- a CDS encoding YbaK/EbsC family protein — protein sequence MTTWTIAGSLSVVPAPTRTDLLAEPVAKALAAMADPDGLGVTEIDPELADTAAFCEAYGSPLTASANCVVVAGKRAGEVRFAAALVLATTRADVNGVIKRRLDVRKASFAPMDEAVALTGMEYGGITPVGLPAQWPILIDQAVADAPELVIGSGIRGSKLLISGKALAELPQAEVIDGLAR from the coding sequence GTGACTACCTGGACTATCGCGGGCAGCCTCAGCGTCGTTCCCGCGCCGACTCGCACTGATCTTCTGGCCGAACCGGTCGCCAAGGCTCTCGCCGCGATGGCGGACCCGGACGGGCTCGGCGTCACCGAGATCGACCCGGAACTCGCCGACACTGCCGCGTTCTGCGAGGCGTACGGGTCTCCGCTCACGGCGTCCGCGAACTGTGTCGTGGTCGCCGGCAAGCGGGCCGGGGAGGTGCGGTTCGCGGCGGCTCTCGTGCTCGCGACGACTCGCGCGGATGTCAACGGCGTCATCAAACGGCGGCTGGACGTCCGCAAGGCATCGTTCGCTCCGATGGACGAAGCCGTCGCACTCACCGGCATGGAGTACGGCGGGATCACTCCGGTCGGGCTGCCCGCGCAGTGGCCGATCCTCATCGACCAAGCCGTCGCGGATGCGCCGGAACTGGTCATCGGCAGCGGGATTCGCGGCAGCAAGCTGCTGATTTCCGGCAAGGCGCTCGCGGAACTGCCGCAGGCCGAGGTCATCGACGGGCTCGCGCGTTGA
- a CDS encoding helix-turn-helix domain-containing protein translates to MEKVADIASDIGEYIRQQRNSAKISLRQLSKLAGVSNPYLSQIERGVRKPSAEILQQIAKGLRISAEALYVQAGILDLPTGGPVGDAIRADAELTERQKQVLLDVYESFRRENAAGAPQTTTPKTTEDAIEESA, encoded by the coding sequence ATGGAGAAGGTCGCGGACATCGCCTCCGACATCGGCGAGTACATCCGCCAGCAGCGCAACTCCGCGAAGATTTCGTTGCGCCAGCTGTCGAAACTGGCCGGAGTGTCCAATCCGTACTTGAGCCAGATCGAGCGCGGGGTTCGCAAGCCCAGCGCGGAGATCCTCCAGCAGATCGCCAAGGGGCTGCGGATCTCGGCCGAGGCGCTGTACGTGCAGGCCGGAATTCTCGACCTGCCGACCGGCGGCCCGGTCGGTGACGCGATCCGCGCCGACGCCGAGCTGACCGAACGGCAGAAGCAGGTCCTGCTCGACGTCTACGAGTCCTTCCGGCGAGAGAACGCCGCCGGGGCTCCCCAGACCACCACGCCCAAGACCACCGAAGACGCCATCGAGGAGTCAGCATGA
- a CDS encoding methyltransferase domain-containing protein, with translation MRAQRLRRRLVQHLVDEDVLHDEPWKQAFAAVPRHAFLPRFFVPAGDRWAAVDRSDPGWLDRAYSRDVLVTQLDDDPTLWDRARATGPVSGIPTCSSSMPAIMAIMLEELLVQDGDRVLEIGTGTGYNTAILCHRCGSGQVSTVDVDPRLSAEAAKHLAECGYAPACATGDGTLGFPAGILFDRVLCTASVARIPLAWLEQTVPGGHLVTTLYRPLGGGLVRLTAGEGAAGEGRVLHRDGRFMPFRAHRLPPLAEVPPAAESQWRPTELQMADVLRPRRHFEFFASLELPGVRPVHVGPDGTFAVAHPDGSWARTRRTGPGFEVAQGGPRALWELAEDAHARWESLGRPERSRFGLTVSPDEQTFWLDDPQSDLRWPLAQG, from the coding sequence ATGCGGGCCCAACGGTTGCGTCGCCGCCTCGTGCAGCACCTCGTGGACGAGGACGTGCTGCATGACGAGCCGTGGAAGCAGGCGTTCGCCGCCGTGCCGCGCCACGCGTTCCTGCCGAGATTCTTCGTCCCCGCCGGCGACCGCTGGGCCGCGGTCGACCGCAGCGACCCCGGCTGGCTGGACCGCGCCTATTCGCGCGACGTCCTGGTCACCCAGCTCGACGACGACCCGACGCTCTGGGACCGGGCGCGTGCCACCGGGCCTGTTTCCGGAATCCCGACGTGTTCGTCGAGCATGCCCGCGATCATGGCGATCATGCTGGAAGAGCTCCTGGTGCAAGACGGCGACCGGGTGCTGGAGATCGGAACCGGGACCGGCTACAACACCGCGATTCTTTGCCACCGCTGCGGTTCCGGCCAAGTGTCCACAGTAGACGTCGATCCGCGGCTTTCCGCCGAAGCGGCGAAGCACCTGGCCGAGTGCGGCTATGCTCCCGCGTGCGCTACCGGCGACGGCACGCTGGGCTTCCCGGCCGGGATCCTGTTCGACCGAGTGCTGTGCACCGCTTCAGTAGCCAGGATTCCCCTTGCCTGGCTGGAACAAACCGTCCCCGGCGGCCACCTCGTAACCACCCTCTACCGTCCCCTTGGCGGCGGGCTCGTCCGGCTCACCGCGGGCGAAGGCGCGGCAGGAGAAGGCCGCGTCCTGCACCGCGACGGACGGTTCATGCCGTTTCGCGCCCATCGCTTGCCGCCGCTCGCCGAGGTGCCGCCAGCCGCCGAATCGCAGTGGCGTCCGACTGAGCTCCAGATGGCTGACGTGCTGCGGCCGCGGCGACATTTCGAGTTCTTCGCATCACTGGAACTTCCCGGTGTGCGACCGGTGCACGTCGGCCCGGACGGCACTTTCGCGGTCGCTCATCCGGACGGCTCCTGGGCACGGACTCGACGCACCGGGCCGGGTTTCGAGGTGGCGCAAGGAGGTCCGCGTGCGTTGTGGGAGCTGGCCGAGGACGCGCACGCGCGCTGGGAGTCGCTGGGCCGCCCGGAACGATCCCGGTTCGGTCTGACGGTCAGTCCGGACGAGCAGACGTTCTGGCTGGACGACCCGCAGTCCGATCTCAGGTGGCCGCTGGCGCAGGGTTGA
- a CDS encoding DUF2516 family protein, giving the protein MLVAEWILRVIHWGSALVGLFAFVHALLQRSDAFSAADRKTKPIWMLITGGSTLALVLFQIGDPGFIFWVPAMAAALVYIVDVRPRLIEVQRGHRNW; this is encoded by the coding sequence GTGCTGGTTGCCGAATGGATCCTCAGGGTCATCCACTGGGGCAGCGCCTTGGTCGGGCTTTTCGCCTTTGTTCACGCGCTGCTGCAGCGGTCCGACGCGTTCTCGGCGGCCGATCGCAAGACGAAGCCCATCTGGATGCTCATCACCGGCGGGTCCACGCTCGCGCTGGTCCTGTTCCAGATCGGCGACCCGGGGTTCATTTTCTGGGTGCCGGCGATGGCCGCGGCGCTGGTCTACATCGTGGATGTGCGGCCGAGGCTCATCGAGGTGCAGCGAGGGCACCGCAACTGGTGA